The region AAACTGGAAACTAAGAGCACAACTGGTATTTGGTTCAGTGGAAGGCGAGGCAAGTGCCAAAGACTTTATGGCAGATCAAGACCGTTTCAAAGTATTCCAATAATTTGAAAAACCGACATCTGCCTGAATTTTTATAGGCAGATGTCATGCAATAGGCGATAAAAGCACATTCCGAATAATAAAAATTAGGCTACACTTAGGGCGCATTAAATCTAAGAGAAATGACGCCATGTCAAAGAACACCCAGAAACTTTCACCCCTTCAAGAGCTCATTGCTGAACAGAAATTGTTATGTGAAGAAGTTGGCTCTGCATATGTAGAGGTGAGTGGGGATGATGTCATTGCGGTAGCAGTTCATACCTTGAATCAGGATCCAATTGTTGGCATTCGCAAAGCTCCAGAGGCAGCGACAAAAGTCAGCTGGTATATCTATGGTGGCGAAGAAGTTTCAAGTGATGCTGACTTTGAAATTATGACTGTACGTGAATTGCAGGAGGTTGCCCCAGAAGTTCTTCCTTATCTGGCACTGGACCAAGGCTTTCGATTTATGATCGATGCTGATGATTATGAAGATGTATGGAAAGAAGGTCAGGAATGAACCGCTTAGCTTCTGCTATTTTACTTGGACTCAATGGCGTATTCATAACGAATTACGCCGTGGCCGAGACAATGACTCAAGAGCAATATGATCAGTATATTGCTGAGCAAACAAGCATTGTAAATGAAACCAAAGCCATTCTAGATAAGCCGCATACGGAATCAGGTAAACCGAGCATTAGCACCGAGCGTCAGGCATTGTGTGACCGAATACAGGCCTATCAGAATATTTTGAAAGCCTCACAGGAAAACAGCCAGTTGAATATGGCTTCTATGATGACGATGGTTGCCCAAAATTATCTGGATCGTCAAAATCAAAGTATGAATAGTTCAGGAATGACTACAGGTGTATTTTGTAAAAGTAGGGCAGAGCAACCTGCTGAATAAGATAAATTAAAGCCGGATTTAGGTTGATTTTCTGATTATTAATTTATTAAAACTACACAAAAATAAGATGAATGAGAAATTTTACCGGGTATATATCTAGAAAAATTCATGATTAATTAAAACTATTAAACATAAGAAAGTGGTGTGAATGAGATAGCTATAACTTCTTTTTTTATTGCTAAAAATAGCCTAAGTAATTTTATATTATTTAGATGGAATGTTAATAAAGCAGGTGGTTTTTCTACCTCTTTTTCTTAGACTAAAAACATGCAGAAGATATCTCAAAATTCCGTAGCATCATTCATCCAGACATTTCTTGCTCTAATCAATTCTTCTTATTTTCTTAAGCCTATTCTTTCATTATCTTTAGAATATGACAGAACAAAATTCTCCCATCAAAATACTTAAAATTATATTAACAAATAGCCTAAGAAAAATGCTCCTATACAGAAATAGCCTAAGCAAAATTTATAATTTTAAGCATTGGCAATTGATTAATTTCCAATAAAATTCCAATATCACTAACTAAACAATGAAATCACGGAATTCTCAAATGATCCTCAACTACCAGATCACCACTCATGATGACTCAAAACTTGTACCGATGGTCTTCATTCATGGTTTATTCGGCAGCTTGAGTAATTTAGGGATGCTGGCACGACATTTCGCAAGTCAACGCACCATCATTCAGTTAGATCTGCGCAACCATGGCTTATCCGGACATAGCGATGAGCATGATTACTACTTGATGTCAGAAGATGTACTTGAAACATTAGATAGTCTTAACATCACAAAATGTGTTGTAGTAGGGCATTCCATAGGTGGCAAGGTTGCCATGAAGCTGACAGATATTGCACGTGATCGGGTAGAGCAGCTTGTAGTTCTGGATATAACTCCCTTCCAATATCATGAAAATCATCATGCAGAAATTTTTACAGCTTTATTTGCGGTTGAGCGTGCAAATCCAAGTTCTAGATTGGAAGCGACAAAAATCATGCGTGAATATCTGAATGAAGAAATGGTGATTCAATTCCTGCTGAAATCTTTTAACAAAGGGCAGTGGCTGTTTAATGTTGAGTCACTTTATAACCATTATCCGGATATTCTGCTTTGGGAAGATCTTGCCCCAGTGAATACTCCAGCACTTTTCTTAAGGGGTGGCAACTCATTTTATATTTCCAAACCAGAGCATTTCGCTGCCATTGAACGTCAATTTATTCATGCCAAAGTTGAGCTCATTGAAGATGCAGGTCATTGGCTACATGGTGAAAAGCCAGCACAGGTGCTGGAGCATATCCAAGCATTTCTGGATGCACAACAATAAAATTCGATACAAATTAAAAGGTCAGTATGCAGCTGCTTGTAACTGACCTTCATTAATCAATTGATTCGCCATTTCAGCAGTCTTTTTCAGACCCGGCATACGATATTCAGTATGACCATAATCCTTGATCGATTTCCATCGTCCACCCCAGGTTAATCCGACAGATTCCGCGACCTGTCCATAGAGTTCATAACCACGCATTGCCCAAGGATCACGTTCGCTAATTACAACTTTTCCATTTCGTTTAAAAGCCACATCTGCAGCCAAACCAAACTGATGATAACTTTGATAGCCCTTGGCTCGTGTGGTATTTGGATTTACAGATAGTGAATTTTGACGTTCTGGACTGCGATAACCTTCTAATAAAACCAGTTCATAGCCATGCTGTTCACGCATGATTTTGAAGACCATTAACAAACGCTGTTTATAACGGGGATTAATTTTATTCCATTTCCGGTCAGCTGTGCTGAGATTAGTATGATTGTGAGTTGTAGGGAGATGTACATCTTCAACAGAGTTCGCTAATGGATTTATGGTTTGAGCAGAAACAACATTGGTATAGTAATTCGCTTCTTCCTGCAAGGCATCTTCAATCAGATACTCTTCTACTTCTGGTGGTGGAGCTAATACCTGACCATCCAGTAAGGTATAGATCTGTGGATCG is a window of Acinetobacter sp. ASP199 DNA encoding:
- a CDS encoding alpha/beta fold hydrolase, whose protein sequence is MILNYQITTHDDSKLVPMVFIHGLFGSLSNLGMLARHFASQRTIIQLDLRNHGLSGHSDEHDYYLMSEDVLETLDSLNITKCVVVGHSIGGKVAMKLTDIARDRVEQLVVLDITPFQYHENHHAEIFTALFAVERANPSSRLEATKIMREYLNEEMVIQFLLKSFNKGQWLFNVESLYNHYPDILLWEDLAPVNTPALFLRGGNSFYISKPEHFAAIERQFIHAKVELIEDAGHWLHGEKPAQVLEHIQAFLDAQQ
- a CDS encoding M15 family metallopeptidase — its product is MIYFILSSFILLSLGMLLLVSYEFRIRLISLFMQILPYGKNRILAARQVIWEFNQAASSEKIQSHWHIQQWWILLAALVLFSSIVIFTLTRPITASTFEANYLREVDPQIYTLLDGQVLAPPPEVEEYLIEDALQEEANYYTNVVSAQTINPLANSVEDVHLPTTHNHTNLSTADRKWNKINPRYKQRLLMVFKIMREQHGYELVLLEGYRSPERQNSLSVNPNTTRAKGYQSYHQFGLAADVAFKRNGKVVISERDPWAMRGYELYGQVAESVGLTWGGRWKSIKDYGHTEYRMPGLKKTAEMANQLINEGQLQAAAY